The Candidatus Binatus sp. genome window below encodes:
- a CDS encoding E2/UBC family protein: MTPIIEQQLAALQQERPEASAAQLPSGAHLITIPNVTMPPGWSVRVVTILFVAPPGYPAAQPDCFWVEPKGLRLENGKTPQNTNDANPIPEVQPPRDVTWFSWHLQHWNPNQSSLLTYCNVIMQRLSPAR, translated from the coding sequence GTGACTCCGATCATCGAGCAGCAGCTTGCAGCCCTTCAGCAGGAGAGACCGGAGGCATCGGCTGCACAACTGCCAAGCGGGGCTCACCTGATAACGATCCCGAATGTCACCATGCCTCCTGGCTGGAGTGTGAGGGTTGTAACTATCCTTTTCGTGGCTCCGCCAGGGTATCCCGCGGCACAGCCCGATTGTTTCTGGGTCGAGCCCAAGGGATTGCGGCTGGAGAATGGTAAGACGCCCCAAAATACCAACGATGCAAACCCGATCCCAGAGGTGCAACCCCCTCGGGACGTCACTTGGTTTTCTTGGCACCTTCAGCACTGGAACCCCAATCAAAGTTCGCTGCTGACCTACTGCAATGTCATCATGCAGAGGCTTAGCCCAGCTCGATGA
- a CDS encoding multiubiquitin domain-containing protein has product MSEHPKKHHFFVDAKRYETEKSSLTGAEIKAIAGVTPTYQLFLEEEGDTPDKPISDGETVVLKEGEDTRHFYAVPPATFGNQ; this is encoded by the coding sequence ATGAGCGAGCATCCCAAGAAGCACCATTTCTTCGTCGACGCAAAGAGATATGAGACGGAAAAGTCATCTCTCACGGGTGCCGAAATCAAGGCGATAGCCGGCGTTACCCCGACGTACCAACTCTTCCTCGAAGAAGAGGGAGACACCCCCGACAAACCAATATCCGATGGCGAAACGGTGGTGCTGAAGGAAGGGGAGGATACGAGGCACTTTTACGCGGTGCCACCTGCCACGTTCGGAAATCAGTGA